A window from Vibrio orientalis CIP 102891 = ATCC 33934 encodes these proteins:
- the hemB gene encoding porphobilinogen synthase has product MSVSIQGQFPGRRMRRLRKHDFSRRLMAENQLSVNDLIYPMFILMGKDRRETVDSMPGIERLSIDLMLEEAQYLAQLGVPAIALFPVVNQDAKSLCAAEAYNPEGLVQRAVRSLKEHVPEIGVITDVALDPFTTHGQDGIIDEEGYVLNDETTKVLVKQALSHAEAGADVVAPSDMMDGRIGEIRKALEQAGHINTQIMAYSAKYASCYYGPFRDAVGSASNLKGGNKKNYQMDPANSDEAIHEVAMDVNEGADMVMVKPGMPYLDIVRRVKSELEVPTFAYQVSGEYAMHKAAFANGWLKERETVMESLLCFKRAGADGILTYFAKDVAEWLAEENAQAATFLREEQE; this is encoded by the coding sequence GTGTCAGTTTCGATTCAAGGTCAATTCCCTGGCCGTCGTATGCGCCGTTTGCGTAAACATGACTTTAGCCGTCGCCTAATGGCTGAAAACCAACTCTCTGTTAACGATCTTATCTACCCAATGTTTATCCTGATGGGTAAAGATCGCCGCGAAACCGTGGATTCTATGCCGGGTATCGAACGCTTATCGATCGACTTGATGTTGGAAGAAGCGCAATACTTGGCTCAGCTAGGTGTGCCAGCGATCGCTCTATTCCCTGTCGTAAACCAAGATGCGAAAAGTCTATGTGCTGCTGAAGCTTACAACCCAGAAGGTTTGGTTCAGCGTGCAGTACGTTCATTGAAAGAGCATGTACCAGAAATCGGCGTGATTACTGATGTGGCACTCGACCCATTCACTACCCATGGTCAAGATGGCATCATTGATGAAGAGGGTTACGTGCTTAATGATGAAACCACTAAGGTTTTGGTTAAGCAGGCGTTGTCTCATGCTGAAGCGGGCGCTGATGTTGTCGCACCTTCAGATATGATGGATGGCCGAATTGGTGAGATTCGCAAAGCGTTAGAGCAAGCGGGTCATATTAATACCCAAATTATGGCTTACTCTGCCAAATACGCGTCTTGCTACTACGGCCCGTTCCGTGATGCAGTCGGCAGCGCGAGCAACCTCAAAGGCGGCAACAAGAAGAACTACCAAATGGATCCTGCTAACAGTGATGAAGCGATCCATGAAGTGGCGATGGACGTCAACGAAGGCGCGGATATGGTGATGGTTAAACCAGGTATGCCATATCTGGATATTGTTCGTCGCGTTAAGTCTGAGCTAGAAGTACCGACTTTTGCTTACCAAGTTTCTGGTGAGTATGCGATGCACAAAGCTGCGTTTGCCAATGGTTGGTTAAAAGAGCGCGAGACTGTGATGGAATCACTGCTGTGCTTTAAGCGTGCAGGTGCGGATGGCATTCTGACTTACTTTGCCAAAGACGTGGCAGAGTGGCTAGCGGAAGAAAATGCTCAAGCAGCGACCTTCTTACGAGAAGAACAAGAGTAG
- a CDS encoding TatD family hydrolase, whose amino-acid sequence MIDTHAHIYASEFDADRDDVVQRALAQGIDKILLPNIDLESIEPMLKTEASYPDVCRSMMGLHPCYVDGNVKQTLDVIHSWFDKHNFIAVGEIGIDLYWDKTYKAEQEMAFITQLNWAKEMNLPVVIHTRDSIEETLALLRQEQDGSLSGVFHCFGGSIEEAKAINDLGFHLGLGGVSTFKNGGMDKVIPHLNMDYVILETDCPYLAPVPHRGKRNEPAYTSLVAQRVAELREISLTEVDNLTTANALQLFKL is encoded by the coding sequence ATGATTGATACCCACGCCCATATCTATGCCAGTGAATTTGATGCAGACCGTGACGACGTTGTTCAGCGCGCCCTCGCCCAAGGCATTGATAAGATTCTCCTGCCTAACATTGACCTAGAATCGATTGAGCCAATGTTAAAAACAGAGGCGAGCTACCCTGATGTTTGTCGCTCAATGATGGGCCTTCACCCATGCTATGTCGACGGCAACGTCAAACAGACTCTCGATGTGATCCATTCTTGGTTCGATAAGCATAACTTTATTGCCGTGGGTGAAATTGGCATCGACCTCTACTGGGATAAGACCTATAAAGCTGAGCAGGAAATGGCCTTCATCACTCAGTTAAACTGGGCCAAAGAAATGAACCTTCCGGTGGTAATTCATACTCGTGATTCGATTGAAGAAACTCTTGCCCTACTTCGCCAAGAACAAGATGGTTCACTGTCGGGGGTATTCCACTGTTTTGGTGGCAGCATTGAAGAAGCGAAGGCGATCAATGACCTCGGATTCCACTTAGGCTTAGGCGGCGTATCAACATTTAAGAATGGCGGCATGGATAAAGTGATTCCACACCTTAATATGGACTATGTCATTCTAGAGACAGATTGCCCATACCTTGCGCCAGTACCACATCGTGGTAAACGCAATGAGCCGGCCTATACTTCTCTTGTCGCTCAGCGTGTTGCAGAGCTAAGAGAGATCAGCCTTACTGAGGTTGATAACCTAACCACGGCCAATGCGTTGCAGCTATTCAAACTCTAA
- the tatC gene encoding twin-arginine translocase subunit TatC, which translates to MSSVEQTQPLISHLLELRNRLLRAIVAVLVVFLGLIYFSNDIYEFVSAPLVERLPEGATMIATDVASPFFTPLKLTLIAAIFLAVPFILYQVWAFVAPGLYKHERRLIMPLMFSSSLLFYCGVAFAYFVVFPLVFGFFTAISLGGVEFATDISSYLDFVLALFLAFGIAFEVPVAIILLCWTGATNPKSLSEKRPYIIVGAFIVGMMLTPPDMISQTLLAIPMCLLFEVGLFFARFYVRKNEDEEEVEE; encoded by the coding sequence ATGTCTTCTGTTGAGCAGACACAGCCTTTGATCAGCCACTTATTGGAACTTCGTAACCGCTTGCTACGTGCCATTGTTGCCGTACTAGTGGTGTTTCTTGGTCTGATCTATTTTTCCAATGACATCTATGAGTTTGTCTCCGCACCTTTGGTAGAGCGTCTACCAGAAGGGGCAACCATGATTGCTACCGATGTCGCGTCTCCGTTTTTCACACCGTTAAAGCTGACCTTAATCGCGGCCATTTTTCTAGCGGTGCCGTTTATCTTGTACCAAGTGTGGGCGTTTGTGGCGCCGGGCTTGTATAAGCATGAACGTCGCTTGATCATGCCACTGATGTTCTCAAGCTCACTGCTGTTTTATTGTGGTGTGGCTTTCGCCTACTTTGTGGTATTCCCGTTGGTATTTGGCTTCTTTACTGCCATTTCTCTTGGCGGGGTAGAGTTTGCAACCGACATCTCCAGTTACCTCGACTTTGTGTTGGCGCTGTTCTTAGCGTTTGGTATCGCGTTTGAAGTGCCAGTAGCCATCATTTTGCTCTGTTGGACTGGGGCGACGAACCCTAAGAGCTTGAGCGAGAAGCGACCATATATCATCGTCGGTGCCTTTATTGTTGGTATGATGCTAACGCCACCAGACATGATTTCTCAGACGCTTTTGGCGATTCCAATGTGTCTGCTGTTTGAAGTTGGTTTGTTCTTTGCACGCTTCTATGTACGCAAGAATGAAGACGAAGAAGAAGTGGAAGAGTAG
- the tatB gene encoding Sec-independent protein translocase protein TatB: protein MFDIGFWELVLISVVGLVVLGPERLPHAIRSVSKFVGAAKNMANSVKDELSHELKVQELQDNLRKAEQMGMEDLSPELKSSVEQLKQAAQDVQRPYASKSDSATNSTETVDDQAASVHSANDSAGEVESLNTQPTPQADKKAE, encoded by the coding sequence GTGTTTGATATCGGTTTTTGGGAACTGGTATTAATATCTGTTGTTGGGCTAGTAGTACTTGGTCCTGAGCGTTTGCCACATGCAATTCGCAGTGTCTCCAAATTTGTTGGTGCGGCGAAAAACATGGCAAACAGTGTGAAAGATGAACTTTCTCACGAGCTTAAGGTTCAAGAACTGCAAGACAACTTGCGTAAAGCAGAGCAAATGGGGATGGAAGATCTCTCTCCTGAGCTTAAGTCTTCAGTAGAACAATTGAAGCAAGCTGCGCAAGACGTCCAACGTCCTTACGCGAGCAAAAGCGACTCAGCAACGAACAGTACTGAGACTGTGGATGACCAAGCTGCATCCGTTCACAGCGCCAATGACTCCGCTGGTGAGGTTGAAAGTTTAAACACTCAACCAACACCACAGGCAGATAAAAAAGCCGAATAG
- the tatA gene encoding Sec-independent protein translocase subunit TatA: protein MGGISIWQLLIIAVIVVLLFGTKKLRGIGGDLGGAVKGFKKAMSEDDADKDKKDADFEPKAVDQQKSVEQQKTEATAETKKDKEQA, encoded by the coding sequence ATGGGTGGTATTAGTATTTGGCAACTTCTTATCATTGCTGTCATTGTGGTTCTACTATTTGGTACGAAGAAACTACGTGGTATTGGTGGCGATCTTGGTGGCGCAGTAAAAGGCTTCAAGAAAGCAATGAGCGAAGATGATGCGGACAAAGACAAAAAAGACGCAGATTTCGAGCCAAAAGCTGTTGATCAGCAAAAGAGCGTAGAGCAGCAGAAAACAGAAGCAACTGCTGAAACTAAGAAAGACAAAGAGCAGGCGTAA
- the ubiB gene encoding ubiquinone biosynthesis regulatory protein kinase UbiB has product MTPTELRRLYHIVRVQLEYGLDELLPEHQLTKAPLLLRKSLFWIKNQHPEKPLGDRLRLALQELGPVWIKFGQMMSTRRDLFPPHIADPLALLQDQVSPFDGKLAKAQMEQALGGPLETWFDDFEIEPLASASIAQVHTAKLKQTNQEVVLKVIRPDIRPVIDADLKLMYRMARIVAKALPEARRLKPVEVVREYEKTLLDELDLRREAANAIQLRRNFEGSEELYVPEVITDVSNQTVMVSERIYGIQVSDIEGLKANGTNMKLLAERGVSVFFTQVFRDSFFHADMHPGNVFVEPEHPENPRWIGLDCGIVGTLNSEDKRYLAENFLAFFNRDYRRVAELHVDSGWVPRETNIDEFEFAIRIVCEPIFAKPLCEISFGHVLLNLFNTARRFNMEVQPQLVLLQKTLLYVEGLGRQLYPQLDLWETAKPFLEEWMMNQVGPQAVINAVKDRAPFWAEKLPELPELLYDSLRQGKMMNQRMDQLYQGYRSSKRQQATGKFLFGVGATLVVCSAILVNSTYEQLSLASAIGGVTFWLLSWRAYRQ; this is encoded by the coding sequence ATGACCCCAACTGAGCTGCGCCGTTTATATCATATCGTTCGAGTCCAGCTTGAATATGGGCTTGATGAACTGCTCCCTGAACATCAGCTAACTAAAGCGCCTCTTCTGCTAAGAAAAAGCCTGTTCTGGATTAAGAATCAACATCCAGAAAAGCCACTTGGTGACCGACTGCGTTTAGCGCTACAAGAACTTGGTCCAGTGTGGATTAAGTTTGGTCAGATGATGTCGACTCGTCGTGATCTATTCCCACCTCATATCGCAGACCCATTAGCGTTGCTACAAGACCAAGTGTCACCATTTGATGGCAAGCTAGCAAAAGCGCAAATGGAGCAAGCGTTAGGTGGTCCGCTGGAAACTTGGTTTGATGATTTTGAGATTGAACCGCTAGCGTCGGCGTCGATTGCTCAGGTGCATACCGCTAAGCTGAAACAGACTAACCAAGAAGTGGTATTAAAGGTCATCAGGCCAGATATTCGCCCGGTCATTGATGCAGATCTAAAACTTATGTACCGAATGGCACGTATAGTCGCCAAAGCACTTCCTGAAGCACGTCGATTGAAACCAGTCGAAGTGGTACGTGAATACGAAAAGACATTATTGGATGAGCTCGACCTACGTCGTGAAGCGGCCAATGCAATTCAATTGCGTCGCAACTTCGAAGGTAGCGAAGAATTGTATGTACCAGAGGTCATTACTGACGTTAGTAATCAAACTGTCATGGTTTCTGAGCGAATATACGGCATTCAAGTTTCTGATATTGAAGGCTTGAAGGCCAACGGCACCAACATGAAGCTCCTAGCGGAACGTGGTGTGAGCGTGTTCTTCACTCAGGTTTTTCGCGATAGCTTCTTCCATGCCGATATGCACCCTGGCAACGTATTTGTTGAACCAGAACATCCAGAAAATCCGCGTTGGATTGGTCTAGATTGCGGCATTGTTGGTACGTTAAACAGTGAAGATAAGCGTTATTTAGCGGAAAACTTCTTAGCGTTTTTTAATCGTGACTATCGACGTGTCGCTGAACTGCATGTTGACTCGGGTTGGGTTCCACGTGAAACCAACATCGATGAGTTTGAGTTTGCGATTCGCATTGTGTGTGAGCCGATTTTTGCTAAGCCGCTGTGCGAGATCTCGTTTGGTCATGTGCTTTTAAACTTGTTTAACACTGCGCGTCGCTTCAATATGGAAGTGCAACCGCAATTGGTGTTGCTACAAAAGACACTGCTTTATGTCGAGGGGCTAGGGCGTCAGTTATACCCACAGCTTGATTTGTGGGAGACGGCTAAGCCATTCCTTGAAGAGTGGATGATGAACCAAGTTGGCCCGCAAGCGGTGATCAACGCGGTAAAAGATCGCGCGCCGTTCTGGGCAGAGAAACTACCAGAACTGCCAGAGTTGCTCTATGACAGCTTGCGCCAAGGTAAGATGATGAACCAACGTATGGATCAGCTCTACCAAGGTTATCGTTCAAGTAAGCGTCAGCAGGCGACGGGTAAATTTTTATTTGGTGTTGGTGCCACATTAGTCGTATGCTCGGCAATATTGGTAAACAGCACTTATGAGCAGCTTTCATTGGCCAGCGCCATCGGCGGGGTCACATTTTGGTTGCTTAGTTGGCGAGCTTACCGTCAATAG